The segment CTAAACTCAGGATTTACACGATCAAATTTCGCCCCAGCCTCGCTGATATCGATATTCGCGCCAAAAAGCGAAGCGCTAAGTGCCAAAGATAGCAAAATGGTTTTTTTCATTTAAATTCCTTTTGAATAAAATTTTCGTGCAATTATAAATTTCTAGGGCTAATATTTGTTTAATGTAATTACAAGATTTATAAACAAAATATATTAAACTTGATTGACATAGACTAAACTTTTATGATATAATCAATATAAAATTTAGACAAAAAAGGAAGGTAAAATGGCAAATTCTAGCCTTTATGAGACTCTCGGCATTAGCAAATCTGCCAGTGCTGACGAGATTAAAAAAGCCTATCGCAGGCTCGCTAGAAAGTATCACCCAGATATCAACAAAGACCCCGGCGCAGAGGAAAAATTCAAAGAAATCAACGCAGCGTATGAAATTTTAAGCGATGAGAAAAAACGCGCTCAGTATGACCAATACGGAGATTCTATGTTTGGTGGCCAAAATTTCCACGATTTCGCCAAGGGTTCGGCTGGCATGGGCGATTTAAACGACATTTTAAACAGCATTTTTGGCGGATTTTCTGGCGCAAAGGGCTCACGCGGGGGCTTTGATTTTGGTGGCGGGTTTAATCCGTTTGGATTCGGCGCTGGGTTTAGTGGTGGATTTGGCGCGGATTTAGACAAACACAGCGCGATCGAAATCCCCTTTGACACCGCGATAAATGGCGGAGAAATGAGTATAAATTTAGGTGGCGAAAATGTGAAATTCAAAATCCCAGCAGGGATCAACACAGGCGAGAAACTGCGCATTAGGGGTAAAGGCAACTCAAACGGCGAGCAAAGCGGGGATTTGATTTTGGAGATTAAAATTTCGCCAAGCGCTGAGTATGAGCGCAACGGCGATGATTTGAGCAAAAAAATCGATGTCCCGCTAAAAACTGCGCTTTTTGGTGGCAAAATCGAGGTCGCCACACCCAAAAAAACAGCCACGATTAAAATCAGCAAAAACACCAAAAACGGCCAAAAATACCGCCTCAAAGGCTATGGCGTGCAAAACCGCAAAACCAAAATTTTAGGCGACCTTTACGCCGTGGTAAATATCACGCTACCAGACGCCGATAGCCTAAGCGATGAAGCGCGCGAAGTGCTAGAAAAATTATAAGGAGAAAATATGCACGATTATGACGAGCCGGTTTATCTAATCTCAATCGTAGCCAAGGTGCTAGATATCCACCCCCAAACCCTGCGCCAATACGAGCGCGAGGGGCTAGTCAAGCCGGGTAGAACGGACGGCAAAATGAGGCTGTATTCGGCGCGCGATATGGATAAAATCCGTATGATAGTAAATCTCACAAAGGAGCTCGGCGTGAATTTAGCGGGCGTGGATGTGATTTTTAGACTGCAAGATCAAATCAGCGAATACGAAAAAGAGATTGAAATTTTGCGCAGCAAAATCTTAGAACTCGGCGGGGAGATTTGAAAATTTGAAAAATAAAAACCCATAAATGCAATATTTATTTTATGTAATGATAAAAAAATAAAATAAATTTAGCCACAAAAATTTGAATTTGAAAATTATCAAGCTAATATTTATATTTTTTTTAATACAATGACAATCTTATAATTTTCATTAGGAAATCCAAAATGCAAAATACGCTAAACAACCGTATCAGAGAGAGAGAGAGAGAGTAAATCTCTTTGGTTTTGCATTTTTATTTACTTTATAAATTTAGTTTTATTCACATTTTTAAATTTACACCACACAATAAAATTTAATATTTTCTTTTTATGTTTTGAATTTATAAATTCATATACTAAAAAATTCTCTTTTTACACAAATTTGAAAATAAATTTAATCTCAATACAAAGGATACACTATGCAAATTCGAGAAATTTGTGAAAAATATGGCATTGACGGCGTAGCTGAGCGATATGAGCAAGATTGCAAAAGTTTGATTCAAGTTGGATTTTTGGGCGAATTTTCAAGCGGAAAATCAAGTTTGATAAATTCGCTTTTAAAAAGAGATTTATTG is part of the Campylobacter sp. VBCF_01 NA2 genome and harbors:
- a CDS encoding heat shock protein transcriptional repressor HspR, with protein sequence MHDYDEPVYLISIVAKVLDIHPQTLRQYEREGLVKPGRTDGKMRLYSARDMDKIRMIVNLTKELGVNLAGVDVIFRLQDQISEYEKEIEILRSKILELGGEI
- a CDS encoding DnaJ C-terminal domain-containing protein, with protein sequence MANSSLYETLGISKSASADEIKKAYRRLARKYHPDINKDPGAEEKFKEINAAYEILSDEKKRAQYDQYGDSMFGGQNFHDFAKGSAGMGDLNDILNSIFGGFSGAKGSRGGFDFGGGFNPFGFGAGFSGGFGADLDKHSAIEIPFDTAINGGEMSINLGGENVKFKIPAGINTGEKLRIRGKGNSNGEQSGDLILEIKISPSAEYERNGDDLSKKIDVPLKTALFGGKIEVATPKKTATIKISKNTKNGQKYRLKGYGVQNRKTKILGDLYAVVNITLPDADSLSDEAREVLEKL